The proteins below come from a single Pristiophorus japonicus isolate sPriJap1 chromosome 18, sPriJap1.hap1, whole genome shotgun sequence genomic window:
- the fndc10 gene encoding fibronectin type III domain-containing protein 10: MRPAWLPLLLLLVLWLCESRLETGTGNWSQPGMGRDGTASAGRWRAGGGGFSSSNSSPEVEETGSGLEESSSCAYKVLPSGRGAGRICFRTTDSGFSCGAAASCRAYRSAGWLVANVLANSSVLLQWRPPSLRQLRGFRLNCSWSGLYTSFQCDNVQLGPGCRDYLLAGVHDSVDYRVCLRTLHAGRPGQGHLEDCLRFRAQPAGMQDIVIAMTAVGGCICVMLVIICLLVAYITENIMHPALPRSSSKRAHEDHRVTT, encoded by the coding sequence ATGCGGCCGGCCTGGCTGCCCTTGCTTCTGCTGCTGGTTCTGTGGCTGTGCGAGTCGAGGCTGGAGACGGGGACGGGGAATTGGAGCCAGCCCGGGATGGGCAGGGACGGGACAGCGAGCGCCGGGCGGTGGAGAGCAGGGGGAGGCGGCTTCAGCAGCAGCAATAGCAGCCCTGAGGTGGAGGAGACAGGCAGCGGCCTGGAGGAGAGCAGCAGCTGCGCCTACAAAGTGCTGCCGAGCGGCCGGGGAGCCGGGCGGATCTGTTTCAGGACCACGGACAGCGGCTTCAGCTGCGGGGCCGCGGCCAGCTGTCGGGCTTACCGCTCGGCCGGCTGGCTGGTGGCCAACGTGCTGGCCAACAGCAGCGTGCTGCTCCAGTGGCGGCCGCCCAGCCTGCGGCAGCTGCGGGGCTTTCGGCTCAACTGCAGCTGGAGCGGCCTGTACACCAGCTTCCAGTGCGACAACGTGCAGCTGGGGCCGGGCTGCCGGGACTATCTGCTGGCCGGGGTCCACGACAGCGTGGACTACCGGGTGTGCCTGCGCACTTTGCACGCCGGCCGGCCCGGCCAGGGACACCTGGAGGACTGTCTGCGCTTCCGAGCCCAGCCGGCCGGCATGCAGGACATTGTCATCGCCATGACGGCCGTGGGGGGTTGCATCTGCGTGATGCTGGTGATCATCTGCCTGCTGGTGGCCTACATCACCGAAAACATCATGCACCCGGCCTTGCCCAGGTCCTCCTCCAAGCGGGCACACGAGGACCACAGAGTGACCACATAA